A genomic region of Paralichthys olivaceus isolate ysfri-2021 chromosome 18, ASM2471397v2, whole genome shotgun sequence contains the following coding sequences:
- the LOC109643194 gene encoding growth arrest and DNA damage-inducible protein GADD45 gamma-like, with translation MESPGKSLKEALLCAQSEDRLTAGVYESAKIMTDDPDSVSFCVLATDEEFECDIALQIHFTLIQSFCFDNDISIVRVSDMQRLAEIVGDKAEQLEDAHCVLITNPADGSWEDPALEKLHLFCEESRRLNDWVPEVSLPGR, from the exons ATGGAGTCTCCTGGAAAATCTCTGAAGGAAGCTCTGCTCTGTGCTCAGAGCGAGGACCGACTCACTGCCGGAGTCTACGAGAGCGCTAAAATCATGACTGA TGACCCGGACAGCGTGTCTTTCTGCGTCCTGGCCACGGACGAGGAGTTCGAGTGTGACATTGCTCTGCAGATCCACTTCACCCTCATCCAGTCCTTCTGCTTCGACAACGACATCAGCATCGTCAGAGTGAGCGACATGCAGCGTCTGGCTGAGATCGTTGGTGACAAGGCGGAGCAGCTGGAAGACGCTCACTGCGTCCTCATCACG AACCCAGCTGACGGCTCTTGGGAGGACCCTGCTCTGGAGAAGCTGCATCTGTTCTGTGAGGAGAGCCGCCGTCTGAACGACTGGGTCCCTGAGGTCAGCCTCCCCGGCCGCTGA
- the gadd45gb.1 gene encoding growth arrest and DNA-damage-inducible, gamma b, tandem duplicate 1: MTLEEVLIQKPTERAQCTGQALEEVLVSAKDNDSLTVGVYECAKVMNLDPDSVSFCVLATDEEFECDIALQIHFTLIQSFCFDNDISIVRVSDMQRLAEIVGDKAEQLEDAHCVLITNPADGSWEDPALEKLHLFCEESRRLNDWVPEVSLPGR, encoded by the exons atgactCTTGAGGAGGTTCTGATCCAGAAACCCACCGAGCGTGCCCAGTGCACCGGCCAAGCCCTGGAGGAGGTCCTGGTGTCCGCTAAAGACAACGACTCCCTCACCGTGGGCGTCTACGAGTGTGCTAAAGTTATGAATCT TGACCCGGACAGCGTGTCTTTCTGCGTCCTGGCCACGGACGAGGAGTTCGAGTGTGACATCGCTCTGCAGATCCACTTCACCCTCATCCAGTCCTTCTGCTTCGACAACGACATCAGCATCGTCAGAGTGAGCGACATGCAGCGTCTGGCTGAGATCGTTGGTGACAAGGCGGAGCAGCTGGAAGACGCTCACTGCGTCCTCATCACG AACCCAGCTGACGGCTCTTGGGAGGACCCTGCTCTGGAGAAGCTGCATCTGTTCTGTGAGGAGAGCCGCCGTCTGAACGACTGGGTCCCTGAGGTCAGCCTCCCCGGCCGCTGA
- the nim1kb gene encoding serine/threonine-protein kinase NIM1 isoform X1 — protein sequence MTVIVCVNLQPATEMPGGQYQVTSPKLHHCQYSLTDSSFADSEDEDAKAQLPLTPLQKLTTDMCKDMKTIKELNIGRRVGFYKVRGEIGYGTFSRVKMAFHALAKDKVALKVLDKTRLDAQAQRLLSKEISSMEFLQHPNVVRLYEMVETPSRLYLVLEYAGGGDLHDKIYNEGKFTDNTSKIIFAQILSAIKYMHNINIIHRDLKAENVLFTSSGCVKVADFGFSTKVPNRNDALDTFCGSPPYAAPELFRDESYLGPPVDVWAMGVLLFFMVTGTMPFRAETMGKLRRCIIDGAYTIPPWVAGPCQKLIKGILKPVPAERYAVDQMMGCDWLLPVEFPWSLVRQEPVSPLRGLLGSEYGDLEEEEEEEIRNSLEELGFTAVHLRNNRPTDSRSPVTGVYRILLHRAQKRRGCDCPPVVRGMVRDPKREGLRAYKGLRHTSKLCVLS from the exons ATGACCGTGATCGTGTGTGTGAATCTCCAGCCTGCTACAGAGATGCCTGGAGGCCAGTACCAGGTGACGAGCCCCAAGCTCCACCACTGCCAATACAGCCTGACCGACAGCTCCTTCGCAGACTCCGAGGACGAGGATGCCAAGGCCCAGCTGCCACTCACCCCCCTGCAGAAGCTCACCACAGACATGTGCAAGGACATGAAGACCATCAAGGAGCTGAACATAGGCCGCAGGGTGGGCTTCTACAAGGTCCGTGGGGAGATCGGGTACGGGACCTTCTCCAGGGTCAAAATGGCGTTCCACGCTCTGGCTAAAG ACAAAGTGGCCCTGAAGGTCCTGGATAAGACGAGGCTGGACGCTCAGGCCCAGCGTCTGCTCTCCAAGGAGATCAGCAGCATGGAGTTCCTGCAGCACCCCAACGTGGTGCGTCTGTACGAGATGGTGGAGACGCCCAGCCGCCTTTACCTGGTGCTGGAGTACGCAGGAGGAGGCGACCTCCACGACAAGATCTACAACGAGGGGAAATTTACAGACAACACCAGCAAGATCATCTTCGCACAGATCCTCTCTGCTATCAAATACATG cacaacatcaacatcatccACCGTGACCTGAAGGCAGAGAACGTTCTGTTCACCTCCAGCGGCTGTGTGAAGGTGGCTGACTTTGGATTCAGCACGAAGGTTCCAAACCGTAACGACGCCCTGGACACCTTCTGTGGCTCTCCGCCCTACGCTGCCCCGGAGCTCTTCAGGGACGAGTCTTACCTGGGGCCTCCGGTGGATGTGTGGGCCATGGGggtcctgcttttcttcatggtGACCGGCACCATGCCGTTCCGCGCTGAAACCATGGGCAAGCTGCGGCGCTGCATCATTGACGGAGCCTACACCATCCCCCCCTGGGTAGCCGGTCCCTGCCAGAAACTCATCAAGGGCATCTTGAAGCCAGTCCCAGCCGAACGCTACGCCGTCGACCAGATGATGGGCTGCGATTGGCTCTTGCCTGTGGAGTTCCCCTGGTCGTTGGTGCGTCAGGAACCAGTGAGCCCTCTGCGGGGCCTGCTGGGCTCCGAGTACGgggacctggaggaggaggaggaggaggagatcaggAACTCGCTGGAGGAGCTCGGCTTTACCGCTGTGCATCTACGGAACAATCGGCCCACAGACAGCCGCAGCCCCGTCACCGGGGTTTATCGAATCCTGCTGCACCGAGCGCAGAAGCGCAGGGGCTGCGACTGTCCCCCTGTGGTGCGAGGTATGGTGAGGGACCCGAAGAGAGAGGGGCTCCGAGCCTACAAGGGCCTCAGACACACCTCCAAGCTCTGTGTGCTTTCATGA
- the nim1kb gene encoding serine/threonine-protein kinase NIM1 isoform X2, producing MPGGQYQVTSPKLHHCQYSLTDSSFADSEDEDAKAQLPLTPLQKLTTDMCKDMKTIKELNIGRRVGFYKVRGEIGYGTFSRVKMAFHALAKDKVALKVLDKTRLDAQAQRLLSKEISSMEFLQHPNVVRLYEMVETPSRLYLVLEYAGGGDLHDKIYNEGKFTDNTSKIIFAQILSAIKYMHNINIIHRDLKAENVLFTSSGCVKVADFGFSTKVPNRNDALDTFCGSPPYAAPELFRDESYLGPPVDVWAMGVLLFFMVTGTMPFRAETMGKLRRCIIDGAYTIPPWVAGPCQKLIKGILKPVPAERYAVDQMMGCDWLLPVEFPWSLVRQEPVSPLRGLLGSEYGDLEEEEEEEIRNSLEELGFTAVHLRNNRPTDSRSPVTGVYRILLHRAQKRRGCDCPPVVRGMVRDPKREGLRAYKGLRHTSKLCVLS from the exons ATGCCTGGAGGCCAGTACCAGGTGACGAGCCCCAAGCTCCACCACTGCCAATACAGCCTGACCGACAGCTCCTTCGCAGACTCCGAGGACGAGGATGCCAAGGCCCAGCTGCCACTCACCCCCCTGCAGAAGCTCACCACAGACATGTGCAAGGACATGAAGACCATCAAGGAGCTGAACATAGGCCGCAGGGTGGGCTTCTACAAGGTCCGTGGGGAGATCGGGTACGGGACCTTCTCCAGGGTCAAAATGGCGTTCCACGCTCTGGCTAAAG ACAAAGTGGCCCTGAAGGTCCTGGATAAGACGAGGCTGGACGCTCAGGCCCAGCGTCTGCTCTCCAAGGAGATCAGCAGCATGGAGTTCCTGCAGCACCCCAACGTGGTGCGTCTGTACGAGATGGTGGAGACGCCCAGCCGCCTTTACCTGGTGCTGGAGTACGCAGGAGGAGGCGACCTCCACGACAAGATCTACAACGAGGGGAAATTTACAGACAACACCAGCAAGATCATCTTCGCACAGATCCTCTCTGCTATCAAATACATG cacaacatcaacatcatccACCGTGACCTGAAGGCAGAGAACGTTCTGTTCACCTCCAGCGGCTGTGTGAAGGTGGCTGACTTTGGATTCAGCACGAAGGTTCCAAACCGTAACGACGCCCTGGACACCTTCTGTGGCTCTCCGCCCTACGCTGCCCCGGAGCTCTTCAGGGACGAGTCTTACCTGGGGCCTCCGGTGGATGTGTGGGCCATGGGggtcctgcttttcttcatggtGACCGGCACCATGCCGTTCCGCGCTGAAACCATGGGCAAGCTGCGGCGCTGCATCATTGACGGAGCCTACACCATCCCCCCCTGGGTAGCCGGTCCCTGCCAGAAACTCATCAAGGGCATCTTGAAGCCAGTCCCAGCCGAACGCTACGCCGTCGACCAGATGATGGGCTGCGATTGGCTCTTGCCTGTGGAGTTCCCCTGGTCGTTGGTGCGTCAGGAACCAGTGAGCCCTCTGCGGGGCCTGCTGGGCTCCGAGTACGgggacctggaggaggaggaggaggaggagatcaggAACTCGCTGGAGGAGCTCGGCTTTACCGCTGTGCATCTACGGAACAATCGGCCCACAGACAGCCGCAGCCCCGTCACCGGGGTTTATCGAATCCTGCTGCACCGAGCGCAGAAGCGCAGGGGCTGCGACTGTCCCCCTGTGGTGCGAGGTATGGTGAGGGACCCGAAGAGAGAGGGGCTCCGAGCCTACAAGGGCCTCAGACACACCTCCAAGCTCTGTGTGCTTTCATGA